A region from the Thermodesulfobacteriota bacterium genome encodes:
- the rfaE2 gene encoding D-glycero-beta-D-manno-heptose 1-phosphate adenylyltransferase — MGKVISLRGLLREIGAKRGRRKKVVFTNGCFDIIHAGHVRYLKKAKSLGDVLVVGLNSDSSVRKLKGRGRPVVPEGERAEVLSTLEPVDYVVIFKEPTPIKLIEAVRPDVLVKGADWKSGEIVGEDVVKGSGGRVARVRLLKGRSTTDIIKRVSKLRQSCNR, encoded by the coding sequence ATGGGAAAGGTGATTTCACTCAGGGGTCTGCTCCGGGAGATAGGGGCGAAGCGGGGAAGAAGAAAGAAGGTCGTCTTCACCAACGGCTGCTTCGATATCATCCACGCGGGGCACGTAAGGTATCTCAAAAAGGCGAAGAGCCTCGGGGACGTGCTCGTGGTGGGGTTGAACAGCGACTCTTCGGTAAGGAAGCTAAAAGGGAGGGGCAGGCCCGTGGTGCCCGAGGGGGAGAGGGCCGAGGTGCTTTCAACGCTCGAACCGGTGGACTACGTGGTGATCTTCAAAGAGCCCACCCCCATAAAACTGATAGAGGCCGTAAGGCCCGACGTACTGGTAAAGGGCGCTGATTGGAAGAGCGGCGAGATAGTCGGCGAGGACGTCGTAAAGGGCTCGGGCGGCAGGGTGGCGAGGGTAAGGCTCCTCAAGGGCCGCTCCACCACCGACATAATAAAGAGGGTCTCGAAGCTGCGCCAAAGCTGCAATAGGTAG